The following coding sequences are from one Rutidosis leptorrhynchoides isolate AG116_Rl617_1_P2 chromosome 11, CSIRO_AGI_Rlap_v1, whole genome shotgun sequence window:
- the LOC139875108 gene encoding uncharacterized protein: protein MELLVIMGLLQSQTKSLTFSKGVETLYLASLLSNMPCLVGLVIDGYFLQFSIAENIPKWLPHPANSLRCLYLIDFKFGDLYQLQGVLCILRNSPNLRRLDEYNQDLPNVPLDVKPSLTYLEASDCLDQTLNRLKTINIMDVERSKPLLLFIKLLLEHSPTLEKISI, encoded by the exons ATGGAGCTTTTGGTCATAATGGGTTTATTACAATCTCAAACCAAATCTTTAACTTTCTCAAAG GGAGTTGAAACACTTTATTTGGCTAGCTTGTTAAGTAATATGCCATGTCTTGTGGGTTTAGTTATCGACGGGTATTTTCTCCAG TTTTCAATTGCGGAAAATATTCCCAAGTGGCTTCCACACCCAGCTAATAGTTTAAGGTGTCTCTACTTAATAGACTTCAAATTTGGTGATTTGTATCAACTTCAAGGTGTTTTATGTATCCTACGGAACTCACCTAACTTGAGACGACTCGATGAGTACAATCAG GATCTTCCAAACGTGCCTTTGGATGTGAAACCATCATTAACTTATCTGGAAGCTTCTGACTGTTTGGACCAGACATTGAACCGCTTGAAAACTATAAATATAATGGATGTAGAAAGATCAAAGCCCTTGTTGCTCTTTATAAAGCTTCTACTTGAACATTCTCCCACACTTGAAAAAATATCAATCTGA